The Monomorium pharaonis isolate MP-MQ-018 chromosome 5, ASM1337386v2, whole genome shotgun sequence genome includes a window with the following:
- the LOC118645829 gene encoding uncharacterized protein LOC118645829, whose product MNEFSSGTKRHSKIWNSIASDMNKIDSRITVSGTQSQSKMNSMKKMYRKIIDHNSISGNNQKSWQYFEKMYELFGKSGWANPKAIATEAGLSSSASLTDENINIIRNVCH is encoded by the exons ATGAATGAGTTCTCATCAGGTACAAAACGTCATTCAAAAATCTGGAATAGCATTGCAAGCGACATGAACAAAATTGATTCAAGAATTACAGTGTCAGGCACACAAAGTCAGTCAAAAATGAACagcatgaaaaaaatgtatcgaaaaatCATAGACCACAATAGCATATCAGGAAATAATCAAAAGTCATGGCAATATTTTGAG aaaatgtatgaATTATTCGGAAAATCAGGATGGGCCAATCCGAAAGCAATAGCAACAGAGGCTGGACTTTCATCCTCGGCAAGTTTAACAGatgagaatataaatattataagaaatgtcTGCCACTAA
- the LOC118645791 gene encoding uncharacterized protein K02A2.6-like, translating to MYKPRPHLPLRIRGRPFLALLDTGSEASFVSPQTAAILETDGFPTKPATGRVHLANGSNTRITGYMTLPVATSGPEIWHDFQIMPGLDAEILAGVDFWARLRQAIPPPPIKRAYAATPRQVAETCHGGLTPSEQRHLREFLDTELPLFENVRGPTDRIQHAIRIHGHPPIKQRYRPRNPAMQAIIDTEVEGMLREGVIEPSRSAWSSPIVIVKKKDGKPRFCVDFRRVNEVTEPDAYPLPQIAATLDKLRGAKYLTTLDLKSGYWQVPLDTASRPVTAFTVPGKGLFQFRVMPFGLHSAPATFQRLLDAVLGPELEPHVFVYLDDIIIVNSAFDEHIRTIQEVFRRLREARLRLNPDKCKFCVDQLTYLGHVVDREGIRTDPDKTKAIAEWEPPRNVKQWGTNQQEAFNDLKRTLTTAPVLACPDFSRQFVLQTDASTTGLGAVLTQNFPEGERVIAYASRTLNSAERNYSATELECLAVVWGIRRMRCYLEGYRFKVITDHQSLRWLSHIDSPTGRLGRWAFELQQYNFEIQYRKGTLNRVADALSRRHATHAITLPDCAWYRRTWRAVRNAPREHPDLRIEGNRLRKHLLHTLDFRDTPPETQWKECVPTKERGELLRRYHDEPTAGHLGVAKTIARIAEHYYWPGMFGEISRYVRRCRECLAHKPAQTRPAGLLHPTTVTRPWQQVTIDLIGPLPRTTRGNTWVLTMQDRFTRWLEVRTLRRASASSVVSSLSEAIILRHGCPEKILSDNGTQLRSSLFEQLLVKSGIRHRLAPAYAPHCNPVERTNRIIKTMMAQYVRRNHRAWDEHIGEFQFAYNTARHDATGYSPAFLLYGRELRRPTEPATKGRTPRHSLQQRLQEAYELVRIKTARAFQHQEKYYNLRRRDWRPKIGEWVWKRDHPLSKRADAFNAKLASKFIGPLEVRRIVSPVIVDLRGSSGKWYRHIHTQDLKVADPPQAADTEDVNTSEE from the exons ATGTATAAACCGCGACCGCACCTACCATTACGAATCCGCGGCCGTCCGTTCCTCGCGCTCCTGGACACCGGCTCCGAGGCCTCGTTCGTCAGCCCCCAGACCGCCGCCATATTAGAAACCGACGGATTCCCGACAAAACCGGCCACCGGTCGCGTCCACCTGGCCAACGGGTCAAATACACGTATCACGGGCTACATGACCCTGCCAGTTGCGACGTCCGGCCCCGAGATCTGGCACGACTTTCAAATCATGCCGGGCCTCGACGCCGAAATCTTAGCCGGCGTCGACTTCTGGGCACGGCTGCGCCAGGCCATTCCTCCGCCGCCGATCAAGCGCGCCTACGCTGCCACACCGCGGCAGGTGGCGGAGACGTGCCACGGGGGTCTCACCCCAAGCGAGCAGCGACACCTCCGCGAATTCCTAGACACGGAATTACCGCTTTTCGAGAACGTGCGCGGACCCACCGACCGCATCCAGCACGCCATCCGCATACATGGTCACCCACCAATCAAGCAGCGGTACCGACCGCGCAACCCGGCCATGCAGGCCATCATCGACACCGAAGTAGAGGGGATGCTCCGCGAGGGAGTGATTGAGCCCTCTCGCAGCGCGTGGAGCTCCCCGATCGTGATCGTCAAGAAAAAGGACGGCAAACCTCGTTTCTGCGTGGATTTCCGCCGCGTGAACGAAGTCACCGAACCAGATGCCTACCCGCTGCCACAGATTGCAGCCACACTCGACAAGCTCCGGGGGGCAAAGTACCTGACCACGTTAGACCTAAAGAGCGGGTACTGGCAGGTACCGCTCGACACCGCCAGCCGCCCGGTGACCGCGTTCACCGTTCCCGGAAAAGGCCTATTCCAGTTTCGAGTGATGCCGTTCGGCCTGCACTCCGCCCCCGCGACCTTCCAACGCCTGCTGGACGCGGTTCTGGGACCCGAACTCGAGCCGCACGTCTTCGTATATCTAGACGATATTATCATCGTCAACAGCGCGTTCGACGAACATATCCGGACGATACAGGAAGTGTTCCGCCGTCTCCGCGAGGCGCGCCTCCGCCTGAACCCCGATAAGTGCAAGTTCTGCGTCGACCAGCTCACGTACTTGGGGCATGTGGTAGACCGCGAGGGGATACGCACCGACCCCGACAAGACCAAGGCCATCGCGGAATGGGAACCCCCGAGGAACGTAAAACAA TGGGGCACGAATCAGCAGGAAGCCTTTAACGACCTCAAGCGCACCCTGACCACCGCCCCGGTACTCGCCTGCCCCGACTTCTCCCGACAGTTTGTCCTACAGACCGACGCGAGCACAACGGGGCTGGGCGCCGTGCTGACGCAGAACTTTCCCGAGGGGGAGCGCGTCATCGCATACGCTAGCCGTACTTTAAATTCCGCCGAACGGAACTATAGCGCGACCGAACTGGAGTGTCTCGCGGTCGTTTGGGGAATACGAAGAATGCGCTGCTACTTGGAAGGGTACCGATTCAAAGTCATCACCGACCACCAATCCTTGCGGTGGTTGAGTCACATCGATTCACCGACTGGGAGACTCGGACGCTGGGCATTCGAGCTCCAGCAATACAATTTCGAAATTCAATACCGTAAGGGCACGCTGAACCGAGTGGCCGACGCGCTCTCTCGCCGACATGCTACGCACGCTATTACCCTACCAGACTGCGCGTGGTACCGTCGCACATGGCGAGCCGTAAGAAACGCACCCCGCGAACATCCCGACCTCCGGATAGAGGGCAACCGCCTTCGCAAGCACCTACTCCACACGCTGGATTTTAGAGACACCCCACCGGAAACCCAGTGGAAGGAATGCGTACCCACGAAGGAACGCGGCGAACTACTGCGGCGGTACCACGACGAGCCGACCGCGGGACACCTGGGGGTCGCGAAAACGATCGCGCGCATCGCGGAGCACTATTACTGGCCGGGTATGTTCGGCGAAATCTCGCGATACGTCCGCCGCTGCCGCGAATGCCTGGCGCATAAGCCCGCTCAAACACGTCCCGCCGGCCTGTTACACCCTACGACGGTCACACGACCCTGGCAGCAGGTGACCATCGACCTGATTGGCCCGCTGCCCCGCACCACGCGAGGGAACACCTGGGTGCTGACGATGCAGGACCGCTTCACCCGGTGGCTTGAGGTGCGCACACTTCGACGCGCTTCCGCGAGCAGCGTCGTTTCTAGCCTTTCCGAGGCCATTATCCTCCGCCACGGATGCCCTGAGAAGATCCTCTCCGACAACGGGACGCAGCTGCGGTCGTCACTATTCGAGCAGTTACTCGTAAAGAGCGGCATCCGCCACCGACTGGCCCCGGCGTACGCTCCTCACTGCAACCCCGTCGAACGCACGAACCGTATCATTAAGACGATGATGGCGCAATACGTCCGTCGGAATCACCGTGCTTGGGATGAGCATATTGGGGAATTCCAGTTCGCGTATAACACCGCGCGACACGACGCCACGGGCTACTCACCCGCATTTCTACTCTACGGACGCGAATTACGGCGACCCACCGAGCCCGCCACCAAGGGGCGAACTCCGCGACACTCCCTGCAGCAACGCTTGCAGGAAGCGTACGAGCTCGTGCGAATCAAGACCGCGCGCGCTTTCCAACATcaggaaaaatattacaacCTACGCCGCCGCGACTGGCGACCGAAAATAGGAGAGTGGGTGTGGAAGCGCGACCACCCCCTCTCCAAACGCGCGGACGCGTTTAATGCCAAATTAGCTTCTAAATTCATTGGACCCTTGGAGGTGCGTCGCATCGTCTCCCCCGTTATAGTTGATCTGCGAGGATCGAGTGGGAAATGGTACCggcacatacatacacaggATTTAAAGGTCGCCGACCCCCCGCAAGCAGCCGACACCGAAGATGTAAACACATCTGAGGAATAA